The following are encoded in a window of Peromyscus maniculatus bairdii isolate BWxNUB_F1_BW_parent chromosome X, HU_Pman_BW_mat_3.1, whole genome shotgun sequence genomic DNA:
- the Trex2 gene encoding three prime repair exonuclease 2, translating into MSELPRAETFVFLDLEATGLPNMDPEIAEISLFAVHRSSLENPERDDSGALVLPRVLDKLTLCMCPERPFTAKASEITGLSSEGLMHCRKAGFNGAVVRTLQGFLSRQEGPICLVAHNGFDYDFPLLCTELQRLGAHLPQDTVCLDTLPALRGLDHAHSHGTRAQGRKSYSLASLFHRYFQAEPSAAHSAEGDVHTLLLIFLHRAAELLAWADEQACSWAHIEPMYVPPDGPKFEA; encoded by the coding sequence ATGTCTGAGCTGCCCCGGGCTGAGACCTTTGTATTCCTGGACCTGGAAGCCACTGGGCTCCCAAACATGGATCCTGAGATTGCAGAGATATCCCTTTTTGCTGTCCACCGCTCTTCCCTGGAGAACCCAGAGCGGGACGACTCTGGTGCTCTGGTGCTGCCCCGTGTGCTGGACAAGCTCACACTGTGCATGTGCCCGGAGCGCCCCTTTACTGCCAAGGCTAGTGAGATTACTGGTTTGAGCAGTGAAGGCCTGATGCACTGCCGGAAGGCTGGTTTCAATGGTGCTGTGGTGCGGACACTGCAGGGCTTCCTGAGCCGCCAGGAGGGCCCCATCTGCCTTGTGGCCCACAATGGCTTCGATTATGACTTCCCACTGCTTTGCACAGAGCTACAACGCCTGGGAGCCCATCTGCCCCAAGACACTGTCTGCCTGGACACGCTGCCTGCATTGCGAGGCCTGGACCATGCTCACAGTCATGGCACCAGGGCTCAAGGCCGCAAGAGCTACAGCCTGGCCAGTCTCTTCCACCGCTACTTCCAGGCAGAGCCCAGTGCTGCCCATTCAGCAGAGGGTGATGTACACACGctgcttctgatcttcctgcatcGTGCTGCTGAGCTGCTTGCCTGGGCAGATGAGCAGGCCTGCAGCTGGGCTCACATTGAGCCCATGTATGTGCCACCTGATGGTCCAAAATTTGAGGCCTGA